The sequence below is a genomic window from Microbulbifer hydrolyticus.
ACCTGCCACTCGCCGGCACTCCCCTGATCGCCCACACCCTGGATAACATTCTGCAGTGGCCTGGCCTTGCCGGCATCGTTGTCGCCATCGCGGCTGACGACCAGGAGTTTGAAGCCCTCACTGCCGCACAGGACCCAAGAGTTCATCGTGTCACCGGCGGCGCCGAGCGGGCAGACTCTGTCCTCGCCGCCCTCGACTACCTCAGCCAGCTGGCAGATCCCGAGACGAGCGTTCTCGTCCACGACGCTGCTCGTCCGCTGGTCAGTCGCAGCGATATACAAAGTCTCCTTAACGCCAGTGCCATCGCCCTGCTGGCCCAGCCCGCCAGCGACACCATCAAGCAATCCCGGTGCAGTAACGGGAAAACGCTGGTCAACCAGACCCTCCCACGGCAGCAGATCTGGCTCGCCCAGACTCCGCAGAAAGCGCCCCTGCAGCTGTTGCGGCGGGCGCTGCAACGCGGGCTGGAGCAGTGCCCGGAATCCATTACCGATGAAGCCAGCGCGCTGGAATTGGCGGGGCATGCTCCCGAGCTGGTTTCCGCCTGCCGCAGCAACTTCAAGATTACCCATCCCGCCGACCTGATGCTGGCGGAGGCACTGTTGCAACATCGCCAGGCGCTCGAACAAATTCAGTCAGGAACAGAATCATGAGTTTCAGAATCGGCCAGGGCATTGATGTGCACGCCTTCGGTCCCGGCGACCACGTCGTTCTTGGCGGCGTTCGTATCCCCTTCGAGCGTGGCCTCGTCGCGCACTCCGACGGCGACGTTCTGTTGCACGCACTGGCCGACGCACTACTCGGCGCGCTGGCGTTGGGCGATATTGGCAAGCATTTTCCGGATACTGACGACAACTATTCCGGTGCCGATAGCCGTGAATTGTTGCGCCACGTTGTTGGCCTGATACACCAGCGTGGCTACCGAGTGGTCAATGCCGACACCACGCTCATCGCGCAGGCCCCGAAAATGGCGCCGCACATTGACGCCATGCGGGAACATATAGCGGCAGATTGTCGGGTCAGTGCCGGCGACGTCAGTGTAAAGGCCACCACCAGTGAAAAGCTCGGGTTTACCGGGCGCAAGGAAGGGATCGCTGCACAGGCTGTGGTACTGCTGGAACAGGCCGACAAACCGTCAGGAAGCATTTCGTGACCGAACAGAATATTCAGCCCTGGGACCTCGACTGGCCGCGTGCTCTTGGTGGCGCAGCCATCCGGGCAGACTTCCGGTCCGTTCCGGAAGATTTTGTGGTGGACGAGCTCGCTGCACCGGAACCCGGTGAGGGAGAGCATGTGCTCCTGCAGATTAAAAAGCGGGGCGCCAACACCGCTTATGTGGCTCAGCAGCTGGCGCAACTTGCGGGTGTGCAGAGTAGGGATGTCGGCTATTTCGGGCTTAAGGATCGCCACGCGGTCACCACCCAGTGGTTCAGCGTGTGGCTGGCGCAAAAGCCGGAGCCGCAATGGCGCCAGTTGGACAGTGATGAAATTACCGTTTTGCAGCACTTTCGCGGTCCGCGAAAGCTGCGTCGCGGCGAGCACCTGGGTAACCGCTTTCAGATCCGCCTGCGCAACGTCAGTGGTGATCGCGATGCGGCCGAGGGCGTGTTGCGTCGGGTCCCGGAGGGGGTACCGAATTATTTTGGCGAGCAGCGTTTCGGGCTTGGCGGCGGTAACCTGGATTTGGTAAATCAACTTGCTGGGGAGCAGGAATCTGGCAAGCGCCGCCGAACTCCTCGCAATCAGAAAGCCTTTGCCATGTCCGCGGCACGCAGCTGGCTGTTCAACCAGGTCCTTGCCAGCCGTGTGTCGCAAGGCAACTGGCAGCAGATACTGGAAGGGGAGCCGGAGGACTCTGGCAGTGGGCCGCTGTGGGGGCGAGGGCGCAACCCGGCCGCCGATGCGCAGTTGGCTCTGGAAGAGGCCGCTATGGCACCGTGGAAGGACTGGCGTGACTGGCTGGAACA
It includes:
- the truD gene encoding tRNA pseudouridine(13) synthase TruD — encoded protein: MTEQNIQPWDLDWPRALGGAAIRADFRSVPEDFVVDELAAPEPGEGEHVLLQIKKRGANTAYVAQQLAQLAGVQSRDVGYFGLKDRHAVTTQWFSVWLAQKPEPQWRQLDSDEITVLQHFRGPRKLRRGEHLGNRFQIRLRNVSGDRDAAEGVLRRVPEGVPNYFGEQRFGLGGGNLDLVNQLAGEQESGKRRRTPRNQKAFAMSAARSWLFNQVLASRVSQGNWQQILEGEPEDSGSGPLWGRGRNPAADAQLALEEAAMAPWKDWRDWLEHCGLSQERRMLVLKPQGFQADWEGEDLTLSFALPPGTFATAVLREVAELANVSTSAIK
- the ispF gene encoding 2-C-methyl-D-erythritol 2,4-cyclodiphosphate synthase; amino-acid sequence: MSFRIGQGIDVHAFGPGDHVVLGGVRIPFERGLVAHSDGDVLLHALADALLGALALGDIGKHFPDTDDNYSGADSRELLRHVVGLIHQRGYRVVNADTTLIAQAPKMAPHIDAMREHIAADCRVSAGDVSVKATTSEKLGFTGRKEGIAAQAVVLLEQADKPSGSIS
- the ispD gene encoding 2-C-methyl-D-erythritol 4-phosphate cytidylyltransferase, which translates into the protein MSGPPNPIENAYWVIVPAAGSGKRMGADKPKQYLPLAGTPLIAHTLDNILQWPGLAGIVVAIAADDQEFEALTAAQDPRVHRVTGGAERADSVLAALDYLSQLADPETSVLVHDAARPLVSRSDIQSLLNASAIALLAQPASDTIKQSRCSNGKTLVNQTLPRQQIWLAQTPQKAPLQLLRRALQRGLEQCPESITDEASALELAGHAPELVSACRSNFKITHPADLMLAEALLQHRQALEQIQSGTES